Proteins from a single region of Kogia breviceps isolate mKogBre1 chromosome 5, mKogBre1 haplotype 1, whole genome shotgun sequence:
- the IFNAR2 gene encoding interferon alpha/beta receptor 2 isoform X2, with protein MLLSQNVSVVGPLNLYPMDESCTLKMTLRNLQSILSWELKNHSVVPTHYTLWYTIMSKQEDMKIVGHCTNITRSFCDLTDVWVNMTEMYIPKVVGFRGNAALVSCMGSFFLAMDTLPLDPPEFEIVGFTDHISVNVKFQSVAPKILNEEELQFYLALIEEQSGGTVKKDKPPKNGNITENFSYVIDKLIPKTNYCVSVYFEPKDPRKINRSPLKCILFQPGSESESSESATIGGIIALFLIVAFIISTVMMLKRIGYICLRNDFPKVLNFYKLSVLVFPELPPLEKVATVEVIHINRKKKVWNYNYDDESDSENEAAPRISAGGYTTHGLTGRLCPTSVSSATLEDCSDLAAEESDLPEADAEALTAPGPSLWQSECTSRGYQGRGNQLQDPFSEEDSSSTEGSGDRIVFNVDLNSVCVRALEDNDDSEVTPVLPSRPEETVVLEDPDETESNLLVASGEGTQLPFPGPSAECPWPEDAPSDKSDTSESDIDMRDGYVMR; from the exons ATGCTTTTGAGCCAGAATGTCTCAGTGGTTGGACCCCTTAATTTGTATCCCATGG ATGAATCTTGCACTTTAAAGATGACATTACGAAATTTGCAGTCGATCTTATCATGGGAATTAAAGAACCATTCAGTTGTACCAACTCACTATACATTATGGTATACCATCATGAG TAAACAAGAAGATATGAAGATCGTTGGGCACTGTACAAATATCACAAGATCATTCTGTGACCTAACAGATGTGTGGGTCAACATGACAGAGATGTATATCCCCAAAGTGGTTGGATTCAGAGGGAATGCAGCTCTGGTCAGTTGTATGGGCTCTTTCTTCCTGGCAATGGACA caCTGCCTTTGGACCCACCAGAGTTTGAGATTGTTGGTTTTACAGACCACATCAGTGTGAATGTGAAATTTCAGTCTGTCGCTCCCAAGATACTAAATGAGGAAGAATTACAGTTTTACTTAGCATTAATTGAAGAACAGTCAGGGGGGACCGTTAAGAAG gaTAAACccccaaaaaatggaaacatcacTGAAAATTTCAGTTATGTCATCGACAAGTTAATTCCAAAAACAAACTACTGTGTATCTGTTTATTTTGAGCCTAAAgatccaagaaaaataaatagatctCCCttaaaatgtatcctctttcaACCTGGATCGGAATCAG AGTCATCAGAATCTGCCACAATAGGAGGAATAATTGCTCTGTTTTTAATAGTTGCCTTCATCATAAGCACTGTAATGATGCTGAAACGGATCGGTTACATATGCTTAAGAAATGATTTCCCCAAAGTTTtg aatttttataaattgtCAGTCTTGGTATTTCCCGAGCTGCCTCCGTTGGAAAAAGTGGCTACTGTGGAGGTCATTCACatcaacagaaagaagaaagtgtgGAATTATAATTATGATGATGAAAGTGACAGCGAAAATGAAGCAGCCCCCCGAATAAGCGCAGGTGGTTACACCACGCACGGACTAACGGGCAGGCTGTGTCCCACCTCCGTGTCCTCGGCCACCTTGGAGGACTGCAGTGACCTGGCTGCTGAGGAGAGTGACCTGCCCGAGGCTGATGCTGAGGCCCTGACGGCACCAGGGCCCAGCCTCTGGCAGTCGGAATGCACAAGTAGGGGCTACCAGGGGAGAGGGAACCAGCTGCAGGACCCCTTTTCCGAGGAGGACAGCAGCTCCACGGAGGGGTCTGGGGACAGAATTGTCTTCAATGTGGATTTGAACTCTGTGTGCGTGAGGGCCCTTGAGGACAACGACGACTCAGAAGTCACTCCAGTGTTACCGTCTCGTCCAGAAGAGACAGTCGTGCTAGAGGACCCTGACGAGACAGAGTCGAACCTTCTGGTGGCCAGTGGAGAAGGGACACAGCTGC
- the IFNAR2 gene encoding interferon alpha/beta receptor 2 isoform X3, with the protein MKIVGHCTNITRSFCDLTDVWVNMTEMYIPKVVGFRGNAALVSCMGSFFLAMDTLPLDPPEFEIVGFTDHISVNVKFQSVAPKILNEEELQFYLALIEEQSGGTVKKDKPPKNGNITENFSYVIDKLIPKTNYCVSVYFEPKDPRKINRSPLKCILFQPGSESESSESATIGGIIALFLIVAFIISTVMMLKRIGYICLRNDFPKVLNFYKLSVLVFPELPPLEKVATVEVIHINRKKKVWNYNYDDESDSENEAAPRISAGGYTTHGLTGRLCPTSVSSATLEDCSDLAAEESDLPEADAEALTAPGPSLWQSECTSRGYQGRGNQLQDPFSEEDSSSTEGSGDRIVFNVDLNSVCVRALEDNDDSEVTPVLPSRPEETVVLEDPDETESNLLVASGEGTQLPFPGPSAECPWPEDAPSDKSDTSESDIDMRDGYVMR; encoded by the exons ATGAAGATCGTTGGGCACTGTACAAATATCACAAGATCATTCTGTGACCTAACAGATGTGTGGGTCAACATGACAGAGATGTATATCCCCAAAGTGGTTGGATTCAGAGGGAATGCAGCTCTGGTCAGTTGTATGGGCTCTTTCTTCCTGGCAATGGACA caCTGCCTTTGGACCCACCAGAGTTTGAGATTGTTGGTTTTACAGACCACATCAGTGTGAATGTGAAATTTCAGTCTGTCGCTCCCAAGATACTAAATGAGGAAGAATTACAGTTTTACTTAGCATTAATTGAAGAACAGTCAGGGGGGACCGTTAAGAAG gaTAAACccccaaaaaatggaaacatcacTGAAAATTTCAGTTATGTCATCGACAAGTTAATTCCAAAAACAAACTACTGTGTATCTGTTTATTTTGAGCCTAAAgatccaagaaaaataaatagatctCCCttaaaatgtatcctctttcaACCTGGATCGGAATCAG AGTCATCAGAATCTGCCACAATAGGAGGAATAATTGCTCTGTTTTTAATAGTTGCCTTCATCATAAGCACTGTAATGATGCTGAAACGGATCGGTTACATATGCTTAAGAAATGATTTCCCCAAAGTTTtg aatttttataaattgtCAGTCTTGGTATTTCCCGAGCTGCCTCCGTTGGAAAAAGTGGCTACTGTGGAGGTCATTCACatcaacagaaagaagaaagtgtgGAATTATAATTATGATGATGAAAGTGACAGCGAAAATGAAGCAGCCCCCCGAATAAGCGCAGGTGGTTACACCACGCACGGACTAACGGGCAGGCTGTGTCCCACCTCCGTGTCCTCGGCCACCTTGGAGGACTGCAGTGACCTGGCTGCTGAGGAGAGTGACCTGCCCGAGGCTGATGCTGAGGCCCTGACGGCACCAGGGCCCAGCCTCTGGCAGTCGGAATGCACAAGTAGGGGCTACCAGGGGAGAGGGAACCAGCTGCAGGACCCCTTTTCCGAGGAGGACAGCAGCTCCACGGAGGGGTCTGGGGACAGAATTGTCTTCAATGTGGATTTGAACTCTGTGTGCGTGAGGGCCCTTGAGGACAACGACGACTCAGAAGTCACTCCAGTGTTACCGTCTCGTCCAGAAGAGACAGTCGTGCTAGAGGACCCTGACGAGACAGAGTCGAACCTTCTGGTGGCCAGTGGAGAAGGGACACAGCTGC
- the IFNAR2 gene encoding interferon alpha/beta receptor 2 isoform X1: MLLSQNVSVVGPLNLYPMVHISLMFGISYVLPDFSDESCTLKMTLRNLQSILSWELKNHSVVPTHYTLWYTIMSKQEDMKIVGHCTNITRSFCDLTDVWVNMTEMYIPKVVGFRGNAALVSCMGSFFLAMDTLPLDPPEFEIVGFTDHISVNVKFQSVAPKILNEEELQFYLALIEEQSGGTVKKDKPPKNGNITENFSYVIDKLIPKTNYCVSVYFEPKDPRKINRSPLKCILFQPGSESESSESATIGGIIALFLIVAFIISTVMMLKRIGYICLRNDFPKVLNFYKLSVLVFPELPPLEKVATVEVIHINRKKKVWNYNYDDESDSENEAAPRISAGGYTTHGLTGRLCPTSVSSATLEDCSDLAAEESDLPEADAEALTAPGPSLWQSECTSRGYQGRGNQLQDPFSEEDSSSTEGSGDRIVFNVDLNSVCVRALEDNDDSEVTPVLPSRPEETVVLEDPDETESNLLVASGEGTQLPFPGPSAECPWPEDAPSDKSDTSESDIDMRDGYVMR, translated from the exons ATGCTTTTGAGCCAGAATGTCTCAGTGGTTGGACCCCTTAATTTGTATCCCATGG tGCACATCAGCCTCATGTTTGGTATTTCGTATGTTTTGCCTG ATTTTTCAGATGAATCTTGCACTTTAAAGATGACATTACGAAATTTGCAGTCGATCTTATCATGGGAATTAAAGAACCATTCAGTTGTACCAACTCACTATACATTATGGTATACCATCATGAG TAAACAAGAAGATATGAAGATCGTTGGGCACTGTACAAATATCACAAGATCATTCTGTGACCTAACAGATGTGTGGGTCAACATGACAGAGATGTATATCCCCAAAGTGGTTGGATTCAGAGGGAATGCAGCTCTGGTCAGTTGTATGGGCTCTTTCTTCCTGGCAATGGACA caCTGCCTTTGGACCCACCAGAGTTTGAGATTGTTGGTTTTACAGACCACATCAGTGTGAATGTGAAATTTCAGTCTGTCGCTCCCAAGATACTAAATGAGGAAGAATTACAGTTTTACTTAGCATTAATTGAAGAACAGTCAGGGGGGACCGTTAAGAAG gaTAAACccccaaaaaatggaaacatcacTGAAAATTTCAGTTATGTCATCGACAAGTTAATTCCAAAAACAAACTACTGTGTATCTGTTTATTTTGAGCCTAAAgatccaagaaaaataaatagatctCCCttaaaatgtatcctctttcaACCTGGATCGGAATCAG AGTCATCAGAATCTGCCACAATAGGAGGAATAATTGCTCTGTTTTTAATAGTTGCCTTCATCATAAGCACTGTAATGATGCTGAAACGGATCGGTTACATATGCTTAAGAAATGATTTCCCCAAAGTTTtg aatttttataaattgtCAGTCTTGGTATTTCCCGAGCTGCCTCCGTTGGAAAAAGTGGCTACTGTGGAGGTCATTCACatcaacagaaagaagaaagtgtgGAATTATAATTATGATGATGAAAGTGACAGCGAAAATGAAGCAGCCCCCCGAATAAGCGCAGGTGGTTACACCACGCACGGACTAACGGGCAGGCTGTGTCCCACCTCCGTGTCCTCGGCCACCTTGGAGGACTGCAGTGACCTGGCTGCTGAGGAGAGTGACCTGCCCGAGGCTGATGCTGAGGCCCTGACGGCACCAGGGCCCAGCCTCTGGCAGTCGGAATGCACAAGTAGGGGCTACCAGGGGAGAGGGAACCAGCTGCAGGACCCCTTTTCCGAGGAGGACAGCAGCTCCACGGAGGGGTCTGGGGACAGAATTGTCTTCAATGTGGATTTGAACTCTGTGTGCGTGAGGGCCCTTGAGGACAACGACGACTCAGAAGTCACTCCAGTGTTACCGTCTCGTCCAGAAGAGACAGTCGTGCTAGAGGACCCTGACGAGACAGAGTCGAACCTTCTGGTGGCCAGTGGAGAAGGGACACAGCTGC
- the IFNAR2 gene encoding interferon alpha/beta receptor 2 isoform X4, whose protein sequence is MLLSQNVSVVGPLNLYPMVHISLMFGISYVLPDFSDESCTLKMTLRNLQSILSWELKNHSVVPTHYTLWYTIMSKQEDMKIVGHCTNITRSFCDLTDVWVNMTEMYIPKVVGFRGNAALVSCMGSFFLAMDTLPLDPPEFEIVGFTDHISVNVKFQSVAPKILNEEELQFYLALIEEQSGGTVKKDKPPKNGNITENFSYVIDKLIPKTNYCVSVYFEPKDPRKINRSPLKCILFQPGSESEFL, encoded by the exons ATGCTTTTGAGCCAGAATGTCTCAGTGGTTGGACCCCTTAATTTGTATCCCATGG tGCACATCAGCCTCATGTTTGGTATTTCGTATGTTTTGCCTG ATTTTTCAGATGAATCTTGCACTTTAAAGATGACATTACGAAATTTGCAGTCGATCTTATCATGGGAATTAAAGAACCATTCAGTTGTACCAACTCACTATACATTATGGTATACCATCATGAG TAAACAAGAAGATATGAAGATCGTTGGGCACTGTACAAATATCACAAGATCATTCTGTGACCTAACAGATGTGTGGGTCAACATGACAGAGATGTATATCCCCAAAGTGGTTGGATTCAGAGGGAATGCAGCTCTGGTCAGTTGTATGGGCTCTTTCTTCCTGGCAATGGACA caCTGCCTTTGGACCCACCAGAGTTTGAGATTGTTGGTTTTACAGACCACATCAGTGTGAATGTGAAATTTCAGTCTGTCGCTCCCAAGATACTAAATGAGGAAGAATTACAGTTTTACTTAGCATTAATTGAAGAACAGTCAGGGGGGACCGTTAAGAAG gaTAAACccccaaaaaatggaaacatcacTGAAAATTTCAGTTATGTCATCGACAAGTTAATTCCAAAAACAAACTACTGTGTATCTGTTTATTTTGAGCCTAAAgatccaagaaaaataaatagatctCCCttaaaatgtatcctctttcaACCTGGATCGGAATCAG aatttttataa